The following coding sequences lie in one Mucilaginibacter sp. KACC 22773 genomic window:
- a CDS encoding RagB/SusD family nutrient uptake outer membrane protein: MKNSKKTLLQKAFILGFIALAIAFQGCKKSFLNVDPAQNTAATQFFKTQDDATKAVSAMYANMHEYNNIAFPPIAIESMGSDDAEKGSSATDATFMNSYHNFTVTAGEGQLQGFWKGQYATINLANQVITNVPGITMDDALKTRYLAEAKFIRAYCYFRLVRAYGDVPLRLTLPKNATEYNLPRTPKAQVWAAIETDLTDAATALPQTYGSADIGRITKGAALSLHAKVALYLKKWTDVVTYTTQVMGMGYSLYPDYEQMFRTTHKNNQESIFEIQCNLIPNNPDASNSQYSQVQGVRGSTGGGWGFNVPTADLAAAYETGDPRRDATIIFRGETTPEGDVIPADGDNPRYNQKSYVPFSLYVSGFNEGCQQNKIVIRYADVLLMNAEANNELGNSAAALGPLEQVRARARGNNAAILPKVTTTDQGALRIAIYNERRVEFAMEFDRYFDVIRQGRGTAVFGSRGWKAGKNEVWPIPQNEIDISGGALTQNSGY; this comes from the coding sequence ATGAAGAACAGTAAAAAAACTTTATTGCAAAAAGCCTTTATATTAGGTTTTATTGCACTTGCTATAGCATTCCAAGGCTGTAAAAAAAGCTTTCTGAATGTCGATCCTGCCCAAAATACCGCGGCAACACAATTTTTTAAAACACAGGATGACGCCACAAAGGCGGTAAGTGCCATGTATGCCAACATGCATGAGTATAATAACATCGCGTTCCCGCCAATCGCTATCGAAAGCATGGGATCTGACGATGCGGAAAAAGGCAGCAGCGCTACCGATGCTACCTTCATGAACAGCTACCATAACTTTACCGTTACCGCTGGTGAAGGTCAGCTGCAAGGGTTTTGGAAAGGACAATATGCTACCATTAATCTTGCAAACCAGGTAATAACCAACGTGCCTGGTATTACTATGGACGATGCATTGAAAACCAGGTACCTGGCCGAAGCAAAATTCATCAGGGCGTATTGTTATTTCAGGCTGGTAAGGGCTTATGGCGATGTTCCATTGCGGTTAACCCTACCCAAAAATGCTACCGAGTATAACCTGCCACGTACACCAAAAGCACAGGTTTGGGCAGCAATTGAAACTGATTTAACGGATGCGGCTACGGCTTTACCGCAAACTTATGGTTCGGCAGATATTGGCCGCATTACCAAAGGTGCAGCATTATCTTTACATGCTAAAGTAGCCTTGTACCTTAAAAAATGGACCGATGTGGTGACCTATACCACACAGGTAATGGGTATGGGCTATTCCTTATACCCTGATTATGAGCAAATGTTCAGGACTACACACAAAAACAACCAGGAGTCTATCTTCGAGATCCAGTGTAACCTTATCCCAAATAACCCCGATGCATCAAACTCGCAATATTCGCAGGTGCAGGGTGTACGCGGTTCAACCGGTGGCGGCTGGGGATTTAACGTACCAACTGCCGACCTGGCAGCAGCTTATGAAACAGGCGACCCACGACGCGATGCAACCATCATTTTCAGGGGCGAAACAACGCCCGAAGGTGATGTGATACCTGCCGATGGTGATAACCCACGGTACAACCAAAAATCATATGTGCCTTTTAGCCTTTATGTATCTGGTTTTAACGAGGGTTGCCAGCAAAATAAAATTGTAATACGCTATGCTGATGTATTGCTGATGAATGCCGAAGCTAATAATGAACTTGGGAATTCGGCTGCCGCGTTAGGCCCGCTTGAACAGGTACGTGCCAGGGCAAGGGGTAATAATGCCGCTATACTGCCTAAAGTTACTACTACAGATCAGGGTGCTTTGCGCATCGCGATTTACAACGAACGCAGGGTTGAATTTGCTATGGAGTTTGACCGTTATTTTGATGTTATACGCCAGGGGCGTGGTACGGCCGTATTTGGATCGCGCGGCTGGAAAGCAGGCAAAAACGAGGTGTGGCCAATACCGCAAAACGAGATCGACATAAGTGGTGGAGCTTTAACACAAAATTCAGGTTATTAA
- a CDS encoding SusC/RagA family TonB-linked outer membrane protein codes for MKRIFTISGLMLLFLFSIDAAFAQNVTVKGKVTDATTGESLIGVSVQVKGTTTGTQTDVNGTFTINATGTATLTFAYIGYAPQAVLVGSQTTINVALKAQANELAQVVVVGYGTQRKLDVTGSVATVKGAEISKQASTNALSGLQGKVAGVQVTNGGSPGASPSITIRGLGTVYGNVSPLYVVDGVWYSDISFLNPQDIESVSILKDASSTAIYGIRAANGVILIGTKRGVKGKPVINYNGYAGWQSVTNQVKMANATEYATAINELYTSNNQSPLIFSNPSSYGKGTDWYGLVLRDAFVTSHQVSLSGGTDKYTYNYSFGYLDQDGIAKTNNYQRFNVKLSNDFKPTKALKFGYTANGLLGKSKDVNGSIFHQLFGAAPTLPVRYADGNYGDPNDYHTGDGNNYNPQATLDFTNQRSKNLRFTYNGYGEVNFLKNFKFRTSFGGDIGQAESRGYTPIYQATLAQKSLVSNLDVNHTETRNWIWENTLTYDVKIKDHKITALLGYSAQNNRDKQLDAHAQGVPYASSGNQHNSFPDTAKVTYYATPGSQVHTRALSQFARANYSFKDKYLLNASIRRDGASQFYGDHTFGYFPSVGAGWVITNEGFMKDQKLFSNLKLRGSWGKVGNSVVPINPSIQVVSSDPYLTAIFGNPQTAYPGASINSLVPPTIVWEKAVATDFGLEGGFLDNRLTFEADYYNRETQDAIFAIPIAGSLGTNNSSLIGNQASIRNRGTEFLISWKDQATKDFSYSISANLGINNNKVLSVLSGANPIYDGGAGIANGALATRTVVGEPIGEFYGYKVTGIFQTPAEVAASKQTSAQPGDFIYQDTNKDGILDSRDRVVLGSPLPKYNYGINTSFTYKSFDLALDFQGVADVSVYNANIAYRFGNENFTKDFYDHRWHGAGTSNTYPSVNVGSTANAAPNSFYVESGAYFRMRNAQLGYTLPSILSKKWGLSKIRLYANAQNALNFFGYKGFTPEVGGSVGSMGIDASVYPLYATYNFGVNVTF; via the coding sequence ATGAAAAGAATTTTTACTATTTCAGGGTTGATGCTATTGTTTCTTTTTTCCATAGACGCCGCGTTTGCACAAAACGTTACAGTTAAAGGAAAAGTTACCGATGCTACCACCGGCGAAAGCCTGATAGGTGTATCGGTGCAGGTAAAGGGAACAACCACAGGCACCCAGACAGATGTTAATGGTACATTTACCATTAACGCTACCGGTACAGCAACTTTAACATTTGCTTATATAGGTTACGCCCCCCAGGCTGTATTGGTAGGCAGCCAAACCACTATCAACGTAGCGTTAAAGGCCCAGGCTAATGAGTTGGCCCAGGTAGTTGTAGTGGGTTATGGTACTCAGCGCAAGCTTGATGTTACCGGGTCGGTAGCAACCGTTAAAGGTGCAGAGATATCTAAACAGGCATCAACCAACGCGCTTAGCGGCTTACAAGGTAAGGTAGCAGGCGTACAGGTTACCAATGGCGGCTCGCCTGGCGCTTCGCCATCTATCACCATTCGTGGTTTGGGTACAGTGTATGGAAATGTTAGCCCGCTATATGTTGTTGATGGCGTTTGGTACAGCGATATCAGCTTTTTAAATCCGCAGGATATAGAAAGCGTAAGTATCCTTAAAGATGCATCAAGTACAGCCATTTACGGTATCCGTGCTGCAAACGGCGTTATTTTAATTGGCACTAAAAGAGGCGTAAAAGGCAAGCCGGTTATTAACTATAATGGTTATGCTGGCTGGCAATCTGTTACCAACCAGGTAAAAATGGCCAATGCTACCGAGTATGCCACCGCAATCAATGAACTTTATACTTCTAATAACCAATCGCCATTAATATTCAGCAACCCTTCAAGCTACGGAAAAGGGACAGATTGGTACGGACTGGTATTGCGCGATGCCTTTGTAACAAGCCACCAGGTTTCATTAAGCGGCGGTACAGATAAATATACCTACAACTATTCATTCGGTTATCTGGATCAGGATGGTATTGCAAAAACTAACAACTACCAGCGCTTTAATGTAAAACTCTCAAACGATTTTAAGCCGACTAAAGCTTTAAAATTTGGTTATACAGCAAACGGCCTGTTAGGCAAATCAAAAGACGTTAACGGCAGCATTTTCCACCAGTTATTTGGCGCAGCGCCAACTTTGCCGGTGCGATACGCTGATGGTAACTACGGAGATCCTAATGATTACCACACTGGCGATGGCAACAATTATAACCCTCAAGCCACCCTTGACTTTACCAATCAAAGGTCAAAAAACCTGCGCTTCACATACAATGGCTACGGTGAGGTTAATTTTCTGAAAAACTTTAAATTCAGAACAAGCTTTGGTGGAGATATTGGTCAGGCCGAATCAAGGGGATATACCCCAATTTACCAGGCTACTCTTGCGCAAAAAAGCCTGGTATCAAACCTCGACGTAAACCATACTGAAACCCGCAACTGGATTTGGGAAAATACGTTAACCTACGATGTTAAAATAAAAGATCATAAAATTACAGCTCTGTTGGGTTACAGCGCGCAAAACAACCGCGATAAACAGCTGGATGCCCACGCGCAGGGCGTACCTTATGCCAGCAGCGGTAACCAACACAACTCGTTCCCCGATACTGCAAAGGTTACTTACTATGCAACTCCGGGGTCACAGGTGCACACAAGGGCCTTATCGCAATTTGCAAGAGCTAATTACTCGTTTAAAGACAAATACCTGTTAAATGCTTCAATCCGTAGGGATGGTGCTTCGCAGTTTTATGGCGACCATACTTTTGGCTACTTCCCATCGGTAGGCGCAGGATGGGTAATTACCAACGAAGGCTTTATGAAAGATCAGAAGTTGTTTAGCAATCTGAAACTTCGCGGAAGCTGGGGTAAAGTTGGTAACTCAGTTGTACCCATTAACCCATCTATCCAGGTTGTATCTTCAGATCCCTACCTTACCGCCATTTTCGGTAATCCGCAAACAGCATATCCGGGGGCAAGCATTAACAGCCTTGTACCACCAACCATTGTTTGGGAAAAAGCCGTTGCTACCGACTTTGGTTTAGAAGGTGGTTTTTTAGATAATAGATTAACATTTGAAGCCGATTATTACAATCGCGAAACCCAGGACGCCATATTTGCTATACCGATTGCAGGTTCATTGGGTACCAATAACAGCAGTTTGATTGGTAACCAGGCCAGTATCCGCAACCGTGGTACGGAGTTTTTAATAAGCTGGAAAGATCAGGCTACAAAAGATTTCTCATATAGCATCAGCGCAAACCTTGGTATCAATAATAACAAAGTGCTAAGTGTACTAAGCGGTGCCAACCCAATTTATGATGGTGGCGCAGGCATTGCCAATGGCGCTTTGGCAACCCGTACCGTGGTAGGCGAGCCTATTGGCGAGTTTTACGGGTACAAAGTGACCGGAATTTTCCAGACACCTGCCGAAGTAGCTGCATCAAAACAAACCAGTGCCCAACCAGGCGACTTTATTTACCAGGATACCAATAAAGACGGTATACTTGACAGCCGCGACCGCGTAGTGTTAGGAAGCCCGCTGCCTAAATACAACTACGGCATTAACACCTCATTTACCTACAAAAGTTTCGACCTGGCTTTAGATTTCCAGGGCGTAGCCGATGTCAGTGTTTACAATGCCAACATTGCTTACCGATTTGGTAACGAAAACTTCACCAAAGACTTTTATGACCATCGCTGGCATGGGGCAGGTACCTCAAATACCTATCCATCGGTAAACGTGGGCTCAACCGCCAATGCCGCGCCAAACTCTTTTTATGTTGAAAGCGGTGCCTATTTTAGGATGCGTAACGCGCAGCTGGGCTATACCCTGCCATCTATATTGTCAAAAAAATGGGGGCTCTCCAAAATACGGTTGTATGCCAATGCGCAAAACGCGCTCAACTTTTTCGGCTATAAAGGCTTTACGCCCGAGGTTGGCGGCAGCGTAGGCAGTATGGGTATCGACGCCAGCGTATATCCTTTATATGCAACTTATAATTTTGGTGTTAACGTTACTTTTTAA